Proteins encoded within one genomic window of Anastrepha ludens isolate Willacy chromosome 4, idAnaLude1.1, whole genome shotgun sequence:
- the LOC128860194 gene encoding arylsulfatase B isoform X2: protein MTNNSHTMHTNLWNSHQLWIVVLLTYSVFTDAQTNNRPNIVIILADDLGVDDISFRGSNQFLTPNIDALAYSGVILKNLYTPAMCTPSRSALLTGKYPIHTGMQHYVIKNEEPWGLPLDETTIAQIFKQHGYYTSLIGKWHQGMSSKTYTPTKRGFDRHFGYLGSHVDYYDQTQVPTPKNLSRGHDFRDNLAVSRQYIGSYVTDVLTEAATKLISEHDVTKQPLFLLLSQLAPHSGNEDDPLQAPSEEIEKFAYIKDNERRTYAAMVSKLDQSVASVIDALAQKNILNNTIIVFLSDNGGPTRGMHSTTASNYPLKGQKNSPWEGGIRSSGAIWSPLLENLGTVWKQQLYIADLLPTLAAAANIPLDTQQLKLDGLNLWSALKYGYDAVEREIVHNIDDIYNYVSYGKGKWKLINGTINNGLYDVWMGARNNASNDFDFDPRAAAYEEVIMNTTVWQQLAGGALVQRNVNITKLREEAAIYCLMANASQGVACEPLSEPCLFDIDVDPCEQNNLYPAMSGGKVVQELQKRVAHFRETAHAPNNKPLDMNSNPALHDGEWGCWEDADETDGVAARMPFSLQTVN, encoded by the exons ATGACTAATAACAGCCACACAATGCATACGAATTTGTGGAATTCTCATCAGCTATGGATCGTTGTTCTGTTGACCTACTCTGTGTTCACAGATGCACAAACAAATAATAGACCCAATATAGTAATTATATTGGCTGATGATTTG gGTGTCGATGATATCAGCTTTCGTGGTTCCAATCAATTTCTGACACCCAATATTGATGCTTTGGCCTACAGTGGcgttattttgaaaaatctctatACGCCCGCCATGTGTACGCCTTCTCGATCGGCATTACTAACCGGAAAATATCCAATACATACAG GCATGCAACATTACGTCATTAAAAACGAGGAGCCCTGGGGTCTGCCGCTGGACGAGACGACCATCGCGCAGATCTTCAAACAGCACGGCTACTATACCAGCTTAATAGGCAAATGGCATCAAGGGATGTCAAGTAAAACATACACACCAACAAAGCGTGGATTTGATCGGCATTTTGGTTACCTTGGCTCTCATGTGGATTACTATGACCAAACACAGGTTCCTACG CCTAAAAACTTATCACGCGGTCACGATTTCCGTGATAATCTTGCTGTGTCGCGCCAATATATCGGCAGCTATGTCACCGATGTGCTCaccgaagcagcaacaaaactgATAAGCGAACATGATGTGACCAAACAACCACTATTTTTGCTACTAAGTCAACTGGCACCGCATTCCGGTAATGAAGATGATCCGCTGCAGGCGCCATCAGAGGAAATAGAGAAATTTGCATACATTAAAGATAACGAAAGGCGAACATATGCAG CTATGGTTTCCAAACTTGATCAGAGTGTAGCTTCTGTGATTGATGCGCTCGCTCAGAAAAATATCCTCAACAATACAATTATAGTCTTTCTCTCCGACAATGGTGGGCCGACGAGAGGAATGCACTCCACTACCGCCTCCAATTATCCCCTCAAAGGT CAAAAGAATTCGCCCTGGGAAGGTGGTATACGCTCATCCGGTGCCATCTGGTCGCCGTTACTCGAAAATTTGGGCACCGTTTGGAAGCAACAACTCTATATTGCCGATCTTCTACCCACCTTAGCGGCTGCGGCCAATATACCACTCGACACGCAACAACTGAAGCTCGATGGGCTGAATCTATGGTCCGCACTAAAATATGGCTATGATGCGGTGGAGCGTGAGATTGTGCACAATATTGACGATATCTACAATTACGTCTCGTATGGCAAGGGAAAATGGAAATTGATCAATGGCACCATTAATAATGGTTTATATGATGTTTGGATGGGTGCACGTAACAACGCAAGCAACGATTTTGACTTTGATCCGCGTGCAGCCGCCTATGAAGAGGTCATAATGAATACGACGGTTTGGCAGCAACTGGCCGGTGGGGCGCTGGTGCAGCGCAATGTCAAtataacaaaattacgcgaGGAAGCGGCAATCTACTGCCTAATGGCCAATGCATCGCAAGGTGTAGCATGCGAACCATTGTCGGAACCTTGTCTCTTCGATATCGATGTGGATCCGTGTGAGCAAAACAACTTATACCCAGCAATGAGTGGCGGTAAGGTCGTGCAGGAGCTGCAAAAACGTGTGGCGCATTTCCGCGAGACGGCACATGCGCCGAATAATAAACCTTTAGACATGAACTCTAATCCGGCATTGCACGATGGCGAATGGGGTTGTTGGGAAGATGCCGATGAAACGGATGGTGTTGCGGCGCGAATGCCATTTAGT TTACAGACTGTTAACTAA
- the LOC128860194 gene encoding arylsulfatase B isoform X1, with protein MTNNSHTMHTNLWNSHQLWIVVLLTYSVFTDAQTNNRPNIVIILADDLGVDDISFRGSNQFLTPNIDALAYSGVILKNLYTPAMCTPSRSALLTGKYPIHTGMQHYVIKNEEPWGLPLDETTIAQIFKQHGYYTSLIGKWHQGMSSKTYTPTKRGFDRHFGYLGSHVDYYDQTQVPTPKNLSRGHDFRDNLAVSRQYIGSYVTDVLTEAATKLISEHDVTKQPLFLLLSQLAPHSGNEDDPLQAPSEEIEKFAYIKDNERRTYAAMVSKLDQSVASVIDALAQKNILNNTIIVFLSDNGGPTRGMHSTTASNYPLKGQKNSPWEGGIRSSGAIWSPLLENLGTVWKQQLYIADLLPTLAAAANIPLDTQQLKLDGLNLWSALKYGYDAVEREIVHNIDDIYNYVSYGKGKWKLINGTINNGLYDVWMGARNNASNDFDFDPRAAAYEEVIMNTTVWQQLAGGALVQRNVNITKLREEAAIYCLMANASQGVACEPLSEPCLFDIDVDPCEQNNLYPAMSGGKVVQELQKRVAHFRETAHAPNNKPLDMNSNPALHDGEWGCWEDADETDGVAARMPFSVRAVLWACALLIFTF; from the exons ATGACTAATAACAGCCACACAATGCATACGAATTTGTGGAATTCTCATCAGCTATGGATCGTTGTTCTGTTGACCTACTCTGTGTTCACAGATGCACAAACAAATAATAGACCCAATATAGTAATTATATTGGCTGATGATTTG gGTGTCGATGATATCAGCTTTCGTGGTTCCAATCAATTTCTGACACCCAATATTGATGCTTTGGCCTACAGTGGcgttattttgaaaaatctctatACGCCCGCCATGTGTACGCCTTCTCGATCGGCATTACTAACCGGAAAATATCCAATACATACAG GCATGCAACATTACGTCATTAAAAACGAGGAGCCCTGGGGTCTGCCGCTGGACGAGACGACCATCGCGCAGATCTTCAAACAGCACGGCTACTATACCAGCTTAATAGGCAAATGGCATCAAGGGATGTCAAGTAAAACATACACACCAACAAAGCGTGGATTTGATCGGCATTTTGGTTACCTTGGCTCTCATGTGGATTACTATGACCAAACACAGGTTCCTACG CCTAAAAACTTATCACGCGGTCACGATTTCCGTGATAATCTTGCTGTGTCGCGCCAATATATCGGCAGCTATGTCACCGATGTGCTCaccgaagcagcaacaaaactgATAAGCGAACATGATGTGACCAAACAACCACTATTTTTGCTACTAAGTCAACTGGCACCGCATTCCGGTAATGAAGATGATCCGCTGCAGGCGCCATCAGAGGAAATAGAGAAATTTGCATACATTAAAGATAACGAAAGGCGAACATATGCAG CTATGGTTTCCAAACTTGATCAGAGTGTAGCTTCTGTGATTGATGCGCTCGCTCAGAAAAATATCCTCAACAATACAATTATAGTCTTTCTCTCCGACAATGGTGGGCCGACGAGAGGAATGCACTCCACTACCGCCTCCAATTATCCCCTCAAAGGT CAAAAGAATTCGCCCTGGGAAGGTGGTATACGCTCATCCGGTGCCATCTGGTCGCCGTTACTCGAAAATTTGGGCACCGTTTGGAAGCAACAACTCTATATTGCCGATCTTCTACCCACCTTAGCGGCTGCGGCCAATATACCACTCGACACGCAACAACTGAAGCTCGATGGGCTGAATCTATGGTCCGCACTAAAATATGGCTATGATGCGGTGGAGCGTGAGATTGTGCACAATATTGACGATATCTACAATTACGTCTCGTATGGCAAGGGAAAATGGAAATTGATCAATGGCACCATTAATAATGGTTTATATGATGTTTGGATGGGTGCACGTAACAACGCAAGCAACGATTTTGACTTTGATCCGCGTGCAGCCGCCTATGAAGAGGTCATAATGAATACGACGGTTTGGCAGCAACTGGCCGGTGGGGCGCTGGTGCAGCGCAATGTCAAtataacaaaattacgcgaGGAAGCGGCAATCTACTGCCTAATGGCCAATGCATCGCAAGGTGTAGCATGCGAACCATTGTCGGAACCTTGTCTCTTCGATATCGATGTGGATCCGTGTGAGCAAAACAACTTATACCCAGCAATGAGTGGCGGTAAGGTCGTGCAGGAGCTGCAAAAACGTGTGGCGCATTTCCGCGAGACGGCACATGCGCCGAATAATAAACCTTTAGACATGAACTCTAATCCGGCATTGCACGATGGCGAATGGGGTTGTTGGGAAGATGCCGATGAAACGGATGGTGTTGCGGCGCGAATGCCATTTAGTGTAAGGGCCGTTTTATGGGCGTGTGCTCTATTGATATTCACATTTTGA